A single region of the Pararge aegeria chromosome 18, ilParAegt1.1, whole genome shotgun sequence genome encodes:
- the LOC120631477 gene encoding 39S ribosomal protein L17, mitochondrial — protein MNQADVTKLVSKLRIKVPDQHRRLRSPKGPEGRLDKLRKTVTGLIKFERIELNHHRADEARQYAERLISEAILHGDCHKPTMEIADYWLLEKELLHKLFKVLVPRFENSNTAFTKMYKAPKASSGRNIDKAILELRGNPYPLLTNKHSNNRYLLQNVLLDAAKYEYRQAKYAEMADKIGKNEEISQPKSDDVAKSKPITEV, from the exons ATGAATCAAGCTGATGTCACCAAATTAGTTTCTAAATTACGAATAAAAGTCCCTGATCAACATCGACGTCTGAGAAGTCCTAAAGGGCCAGAGGGAAGACTtgacaaattaagaaaaactgTTACCGGTCTGATTAAATTCGAAAGGATTGAGTTAAATCATCATAGGGCTGATGAAGCACGCCAATATGCTGAACGG cTTATATCAGAGGCAATTTTGCATGGTGACTGCCATAAACCTACAATGGAAATTGCAGACTACTGGTTGCTTGAAAAGGAATTGTTGcacaaattatttaaagtacTTGTTCCAAGGTTTGAAAATTCGAATACAGCTTTCACTAAAATGTACAAAGCACCAAAGGCAAGTTCTGGAAGGAACATTGATAAAGCTATTTTAGAATTGAGAGGAAATCCATATCCATTGCTGACTAACAAACATTCAAATAATAGATATCTACTTCAAAATGTGTTGTTAGATGCGGCAAAATATGAATACAGACAAGCAAAGTATGCTGAAATGGCTGACAAAATTGGTAAAAATGAGGAGATATCACAGCCAAAAAGTGATGATGTAGCTAAAAGTAAACCTATTACTGAAGTGTAG
- the LOC120631441 gene encoding uncharacterized protein LOC120631441, which yields MSFSNFRPEEAGVYELITKLCENTAAEYCNQSRVSHKALTARLRSQSYEIILKKSPSEIPETKTGPFTDLLSQYFISQNNSKNVAEYKRSIELKKLVHTIRSADFGEKDEHVQQVFKFLISLKNSAPEDFSNEMFQKPFSFGLLDEMLPKPRKEVFGSPEPYSYFPSYVFKLPYSVKCQESNLSNNVSYCYTEGTVESFNSRGVLPNNQPQSGIVNIKKFLSPMSLASMTSSALSPYSDSMMNDFPRLTDPRDIQIPSSETLEANVKVSLANTSVRTDMKEVFHKSNSVNIWDLALQVDKDIPENIWDIVAKLPPVNERLLIAASTREMALWRQIYAHELPDLSVISEKQFIRHIMYLLIGVETTSFLFNQETNRFNIKENLVLEGISKEHLQAYVAPLLLVGTFYKRLYNFAFDLTVEDYFHSKGLVFEAAREAIRSYLLEFRLVATVIYEESCKSTGEVNIMPTLLQILYHIEPLEYEIETIASIYKLVDTDSTSIPYGAELMSYLFNEISLVTHRKTAQTLYNSLFSICAVYFKFIERFIFEGEIDDIYDEFFIRKDDAYVNSRTKRYWDKGFHIALSDAIPDFLRQLASFILLCGKSFRLLKHCNPNDPLVLLISSDHPSVRCCASFDDLEHQQQLLDVYRTRCLFVSGELVTFEQILLKREAERKAFTEMASLKQAETMEKIVAERKRLAQLIIAEKQHSLRVLEAAMAEAKAAKNKIKKRARNISKLEEAAGKATDEMDSKLRDDERSKMMEYYSKLNVEVEKSKIHTEWKIKRLQLDQSRMQLLSTEERNLKREKLELEHQRNESVMAMSIQSDFKSEEDLDSIDNNNGDEDNSKTTDSTPSVDLPEEAKFTNISEQNKNKQRAQTSTDVLNAICNVAKSFFGVSKSKDENPCDNEVEVDAQGNVVTTNSENNHKLKENETSSNVIGYKLDNTFDNLQFLERNQEALKNKQKVMSHEFGQTDTENNRIKDPQLKLTSLDEENNIEEEWSPYAEAKRNKLKVLGVEFDISNQKKVVEQPRTDAQKEAVINKNKVLGVEYNIPAVKVAAREPANIAQEEALRNRNKVLGSEYENRLNSQSKHDSPKKSSLRLNLKPYSETTFSQEKLIATPNTGAITPGDLFSTLDLETPTTAEMPADGGNTSDIFSPHSECKELESNKVKPDKEFLTSNGFNFSMIVDDETAGISDVQTEASPENSPSKSVDFCDIPISIRRTSIFNIIDGSYSLETFDPFGVKYLQNYSKDFFKNKMNNDEDSFYTHPGITMEEVKKKPYNNIFASHCDIETDEKISCDNIATLTACLQRSVMLPLTYQLEVVNNSILTHFLVNLDLYEHLRSLKDYFFLMDGEFSRSICHNLFTKLTKTLNPQELLNFATLHNILDKALGSSISHVHKFSENLSFTITESPLSFQHSSPDVLQCLSLTYSVSWPLNIILSQEALLRYAKVFQFLVKMRRIFWVLSEDFESLKLTAKLSKHHSRKLLKSPQYISIQIYRHIMASLIRALDNYIVTTCILTSWTEFENDLKKARTLDDLYECHVVYIKKVLFRCLLNKRSTPVNRNLNDIFTIALKFSRVLKAGEWQQKEPNGCFTHTNFAQLEEIYNLFEKIAKYLHKVITRLMEYGYQRHLVELLTMVNLNGYYDPESSKEDTNTSVQST from the exons atgagtttttcaaactTTAGACCGGAAGAGGCCGGAGTATATGAATTAATCACAAAGCTTTGTGAGAACACTGCCGCTGAATATTGTAATCAAAGTAGGGTTTCTCATAAAGCTCTCACTGCGAGACTACGATCTCAGTCATACGAGATAATACTAAAGAAGTCACCTTCAGAAATACCAGAAACGAAAACTGGTCCTTTCACAGATTTACTGTCTCAGTATTTTATATCACAGAATAATTCCAAAAATGTAGCAGAATATAAAAGGTCCATCGAACTTAAGAAATTAGTACACACTATCCGGTCTGCAGACTTTGGTGAAAAAGATGAACATGTTCAACAAGTTTTCAAGTTCTTAATCAGCTTGAAGAACTCTGCACCAGAAGACTTCTCAAATGAGATGTTTCAG AAACCATTTTCATTCGGACTATTGGATGAAATGTTACCAAAACCAAGAAAGGAAGTTTTTGGATCACCTGAACCTTATTCATACTTCCCGTCATATGTGTTTAAACTGCCTTATTCAGTTAAATGTCAGGAgtcaaatttatcaaataatGTATCTTACTGCTACACAGAGGGTACAGTTGAAAGCTTTAACTCCAGAGGAG TGCTCCCTAACAACCAACCACAAAGTGGAATagtgaacataaaaaaattcctCAGTCCAATGTCACTAGCCTCTATGACATCTTCTGCATTGTCTCCCTACTCTGACAGTATGATGAATGACTTTCCACGTCTAACAGATCCAAGAGATATACAAATACCTTCATCTGAAACTTTGGAAGCAAATgttaaa GTATCTCTTGCAAACACAAGTGTCCGTACAGACATGAAGGAAGTATTTCACAAAAGCAACTCAGTTAATATTTGGGATTTAGCTTTACAAGTTGATAAAGATATACCTGAAAACATCTGGGACATTGTTG CCAAACTTCCCCCAGTAAATGAAAGACTGCTCATAGCTGCTTCAACAAGAGAAATGGCTCTATGGAGACAGATTTACGCTCATGAGCTACCAGATCTTAGCGTCATATCAGAAAAACAGTTCATAaggcatataatgtatttactaa TCGGTGTAGAAACTACTTCGTTTCTGTTTAATCAAGAAACGaatcgttttaatattaaagaaaacttAGTTCTAGAGGGTATATCCAAGGAACATTTGCAGGCATACGTTGCCCCGTTGCTTCTTGTTGGCACATTTTATAAGAGACTTTACAACTTCGCCTTTGATCTCACGGTAGAGGATTATTTTCACAGCAAAGGATTGGTTTTTGAG GCTGCAAGAGAAGCAATAAGAAGTTATTTGCTAGAGTTCCGCTTAGTTGCGACAGTCATTTACGAAGAAAGCTGTAAAAGTACAGGCGAGGTTAACATAATGCCCACATTGTTGCAAATTTTATATCACATTGAACCCCTCGAGTATGAAATTGAAACCATCGCTTCTATTTATAAATTGGTCGATACGG ATTCAACATCCATACCATATGGTGCAGAGCTaatgtcatatttatttaatgaaatatcccTGGTGACGCACAGAAAGACTGCGCAGACTTTGTATAATTCCTTATTTTCCATCTGCGCTGTCTATTTCAA ATTCATTGAACGATTTatatttgaaggtgaaatagaCGACATTTACGATGAATTTTTTATACGCAAAGATGACGCTTATGTTAATTCTCGTACCAAGCGATACTGGGATAAAGGCTTTCATATAGCCCTCAGCGATGCTATTCCGGATTTCTTGAGACAGTTGGCATCGTTTATATTACTCTGTGGCAAATCCTTCAGGCTACTGAAACATTGTAATCCTAAT GATCCTCTAGTTCTCTTAATATCATCGGACCATCCATCAGTACGTTGCTGTGCTAGCTTTGATGACCTTGAACACCAACAGCAGTTACTAGACGTTTACCGAACAAGGTGTTTATTCGTGAGCGGTGAACTTGTCACTTTCGAACAAATACTGCTAAAGCGGGAGGCAGAAAGAAAAGCATTTACTGAAATGGCATCCTTAAAACAAGCCGAAACTATGGAAAAGATTGTTG CGGAAAGAAAGAGGTTAGCTCAACTTATAATAGCAGAGAAACAACATTCGTTAAGAGTGTTAGAAGCAGCAATGGCTGAGGCTAAAGCTgctaagaataaaattaaaaagcgtgcaagaaatatttctaaattagAAGAAGCTGCTGGAAAAGCCACAGACGAAATGGATTCAAAGTTGAGGGATGATGAAAG AAGCAAAATGATggaatattattcaaaattaaatgtgGAGGTAGAGAAAAGTAAGATACACACGGAATGGAAAATTAAACGTTTGCAATTAGATCAAAGTAGAATGCAACTACTATCTACAGAGGAAAGAAATTTAAAGAGAGAAAAACTAGAATTGGAACATCAACGTAACGAATCAGTTATGGCAATGTCCATCCAAAGTGACTTTAAATCAGAAGAAGATCTGGATAGCATTGATAACAACAATGGAGACGAAGATAATTCTAAAACAACAGACAGCACGCCTTCTGTTGACTTACCTGAAGAGGCCAAATTTACTAATATTtcagaacaaaacaaaaataaacaaagagcgCAAACGTCGACCGACGTCTTAAATGCTATATGTAACGTCGCTAAAAGCTTCTTTGGCGTTTCCAAATCAAAGGACGAAAATCCTTGTGATAACGAAGTCGAAGTCGATGCTCAAGGAAATGTTGTTACCACCAATTCAGAAAATAATCACAAATTAAAGGAAAACGAAACATCAAGTAACGTAATTGGTTATAAACTAGACAATACATTcgataatttgcaatttttggAAAGAAACCAAgaagcattaaaaaataaacaaaaagtcatgTCCCATGAATTTGGACAAACAGACACTGAGAATAATCGGATTAAAGATCCTCAACTGAAACTAACTTCGCTCGAcgaagaaaataatattgaagaagaATGGTCGCCTTATGCCGAAGCCAAAAGGAACAAACTCAAAGTACTGGGTGTAGAATTTGATATTAGCAATCAGAAGAAGGTAGTTGAGCAACCTAGAACTGATGCTCAAAAGGAAGcagttatcaataaaaataaagtcttaGGCGTCGAATACAATATCCCAGCTGTAAAAGTTGCAGCTAGAGAGCCAGCTAATATTGCCCAAGAGGAAGCTTTACGAAACCGAAATAAAGTTCTCGGCTCAGAATATGAAAATCGTTTGAATTCCCAAAGTAAACATGACTCTCCAAAAAAATCTAGTTTGCGGTTAAACTTGAAACCCTACAGCGAAACTACGTTCAGCCAAGAAAAACTCATAGCAACCCCAAACACAGGAGCGATCACACCTGGCGATTTATTTTCCACG CTCGACCTCGAAACACCAACAACTGCTGAAATGCCAGCTGACGGTGGAAACACGAGTGATATATTCTCACCTCACAGTGAGTGCAAAGAATTGGAGTCCAATAAAGTTAAACCAGACAAAGAATTCCTCACATCGAATGGGTTTAACTTCTCAATGATAGTTGATGATGAAACAGCTGGCATTAGTGACGTGCAAACTGAAGCTAGTCCTGAAAATTCTCCTTCTAAAAGCGTAGACTTCTGCGATATCCCAATATCAATCAGAAGAACTTCGATATTCAATATTATAGATGGTTCATACAGTCTAGAAACGTTCGATCCATTCGGTGTGAAATATTTGCAAAATTACTCAAAGGATTTCTTTAAGAATAAGATGAATAACGATGAGGATTCCTTCTACACGCATCCAGGAATAACTATGGAAGAAGTTAAGAAGAAaccttacaataatattttcgcATCACACTGCGACATTGAAACTGATGAAAAGATTTCTTGTGACAACATAGCTACATTGACAGCATGCTTACAGAGATCTGTTATGCTGCCGCTAACATATCAACTCGAAGTTGTAAACAATTCGATCCTAACTCATTTCCTAGTCAACTTAGACCTGTATGAGCACTTAAGGAGTTTGAAGGATTACTTCTTTCTGATGGATGGAGAGTTTTCTAGAAGCATCTGTCATAATCTGTTCACAAAATTAACGAAAACGCTAAATCCACAGGAGTTGTTGAACTTCGCAACTTTGCACAATATTTTGGATAAAGCTCTCGGATCGTCGATATCAC ATGTACACAAGTTCTCGGAAAACCTGTCATTCACTATAACAGAGTCACCGCTTAGTTTCCAACACAGTTCGCCCGACGTTCTTCAGTGCCTCTCACTTACGTACAGTGTGAGCTGGCCTTTGAACATAATCCTGTCGCAGGAGGCGTTGCTGAGATATGCTAAAGTGTTCcagtttttagttaaaatgaGACGAATATTTTGGGTGCTTAGTGAAGATTTTGag tcTTTAAAGTTAACGGCAAAATTGTCCAAACATCATTCTCGAAAACTACTAAAATCGCCTCAGTACATCTCGATACAGATATATAGACATATAATGGCGTCCCTAATAAGGGCCTTGGACAATTACATAGTCACGACATGTATACTGACGTCTTGGACGGAATTCGAAAATGATCTTAAAAAGGCTAGAACCCTCGACGATTTGTATGAGTGCCACGTCGTGTATATAAAGAAAGTCCTCTTTAGGTGCCTTTTGAATAAAAGATCTACGCCTGTTAATAGAAATTTGAATGATATATTCACTATAGCGTTGAAATTCAGCAGGGTTTTGAAAGCTGG CGAATGGCAGCAAAAGGAACCCAACGGTTGTTTCACGCACACGAACTTCGCGCAACTCGAAGAGATATACAATTTGTTCGAGAAAATAGCGAAGTATCTGCACAAAGTGATAACACGGCTGATGGAGTACGGGTATCAGCGGCATTTGGTTGAACTGCTGACAATGGTTAACCTGAACGGGTACTATGATCCGGAATCATCCAAAGAAGATACCAATACCAGTGTCCAATCTACGTGA
- the LOC120631483 gene encoding uncharacterized protein LOC120631483, which translates to MAFMMPVVKNDWDIYNSRSRRTSESVDKPGIGGGRVRKVSESRSEGPVLSPRTALSPHRSAPAMRSLSYCRAPPSRVSLRALENQKGSASPPSVTKDSDKFHSRARADSPERRSRCGACMPYL; encoded by the exons ATGGCGTTCATGATGCCAGTAGTGAAGAACGATTGGGATATATACAACTCTCGATCGCGGCGGACTTCCGAGTCTGTGGACAAGCCGGGCATCGGAGGCGGCCGGGTGCGCAAGGTGTCAGAGTCTCGCTCCGAGGGACCCGTCCTGTCACCGCGGACTGCGCTCAGCCCCCATCGCAGCGCTCCAGCCATGCGCTCGCTCTCCTACTGCCGCGCACCGCCGAGCCGAGTTTCCTTACGAGCATTAGAAAACCAAAAGGGCTCGGCTAGCCCGCCCAGCGTCACAAAGGATTCGGATAAATTTCACAGCAG GGCGCGAGCCGACTCCCCCGAGCGACGCTCGCGTTGCGGCGCCTGCATGCCCTACCTGTGA